The Terriglobia bacterium genome contains the following window.
CCTTGGCGAGAACGGCCTGGTTGCAAAGGTGATGTTCGTCCCGCTGATGGGAAGAGGCACGATGACGGCAATGAACTACACGGTGTTGCAGCCAAGGATTGAGGTAGCTGCCGTCGACTTTAGTGGAGCATCGCCCGACGTATCGGATGCGCTCGAAAAAGCAGTGAGTAAGTATACGGGCAAGGACTACACGCGTGATTTCATATCCAGCATTGTCGAGAACGGCTTGGAACCGGTGCTGCTTGAGAAAGGCTACTTGCGCAGTAGCTTCGGCCAGACCAATGTGAAGCTCTTGACGAAGCCGGGAGATCCGGTCGCGAAGGTAGAATTGTCCGTCCCCGTGGAACCCGGAGTGCAATACCGGATTGCCTCGCTGACGATGAAGGGTAACGATGCCATCGCGAAGGACTCGGCAAAACAGTTGGCGCAGTTTAAGACGGGCCAGGTAATCAACATGATGGAGTTCCGTTCGGAACTGTCGAAATTGGGAGGCGCTTACCTCGCGAAGGGCTACATGAATGCCAAGGTAAAGGCCGAGCCCACCTTCGACGATACGGCGCATACTGTCAGTTACGACGTTGAACTCGTGCCTGGCGAGCAATACAAACTGACCAAGCTCGATATTGAGGGACTGGATGAAAAGCGGCGTGCCAAACTCGAGCCCATCTGGATGCTGAAGGTCGGCGACCCCTACGATGCAAGTTACGCGCCCTCATTTCTGCGGAAGAATGCATCCAAACTGGGCTTCCTCAATGG
Protein-coding sequences here:
- a CDS encoding POTRA domain-containing protein encodes the protein MPKSVNLLFLGIALLSMASTAVSQQSPAKTFVLQQIVFKGSRVYQDSQLLAASGMKIGGSYSQQDLQDSASKLSSTGMFKQVVYRFSATSAEYDLVDNPAVFPVRFDNCVWMSDEQMLTKLKERLPLFNGVVPEEGTLAEDVEKQMEAILGENGLVAKVMFVPLMGRGTMTAMNYTVLQPRIEVAAVDFSGASPDVSDALEKAVSKYTGKDYTRDFISSIVENGLEPVLLEKGYLRSSFGQTNVKLLTKPGDPVAKVELSVPVEPGVQYRIASLTMKGNDAIAKDSAKQLAQFKTGQVINMMEFRSELSKLGGAYLAKGYMNAKVKAEPTFDDTAHTVSYDVELVPGEQYKLTKLDIEGLDEKRRAKLEPIWMLKVGDPYDASYAPSFLRKNASKLGFLNGYSLAWKQKVNDDTKSVELDIFFRPPGSVTH